A genomic segment from Curtobacterium sp. MCSS17_007 encodes:
- a CDS encoding RecQ family ATP-dependent DNA helicase produces the protein MSALGVGSSVGSPAPTAAPPSAEIAAEAQAALAALTGRPDAVFHPGQLEAISALVEHRQRALVVQRTGWGKSAVYFLATLLLRRRGGGPTVLVSPLLALMRDQVAAAARAGVRAVSINSANAHEWADTQAALARDEVDVLLVSPERLNNPRFRDEQLPTLITRMGMLVVDEAHCISDWGHDFRPDYRRLAELIRSLPQGVPVLATTATANERVVEDVAEQLTAGPDAPVFTIRGSLARASLRLGVLTLPDARQRLGWLLAHLGDLPGSGIIYTLTVSGAEDIARLLRENGYAVRAYTGRTDTEEREQLEQQLKGNELKALVATSALGMGFDKPDLGFVVHVGAPSSPVAYYQQIGRAGRATDNADVLLLPGREDREIWQYFASASMPTEARASAVLGALSTDTAMSTVALEGLVDIKRSTLELLLKVLDVDGAVRRVAGGWVSTGQPWRYDAARYERVAAAREAEAASMLAYESTSACRMQLLQQDLDDPSAEPCGRCDNCAGVWYPTSVSDSDASGAAAALDKVGVEIAPRAQWPSGMSSLGVPVKGKIVAAELVEPGRAVARLTDLGWGGPLRALFSAATPDGPVSRELVDGCIRALKDWPWAERPTGVVVMSSRSRPELVGSLAQALASIGRLQFLGTLERSGGEPRGDGATNSAYRLAGVWDTFVVDPALAAALASHQGPVLLVDDLVDSRWTMTVAGRELRRAGASAVLPFALATVA, from the coding sequence ATGTCTGCTCTCGGTGTCGGTTCGTCCGTCGGCTCGCCCGCTCCCACGGCGGCGCCGCCGTCCGCCGAGATCGCTGCAGAGGCGCAGGCGGCCCTGGCCGCCCTGACCGGGCGGCCGGACGCGGTCTTCCACCCCGGACAGCTCGAGGCGATCTCGGCCCTGGTCGAGCACCGGCAGCGCGCCCTCGTGGTGCAGCGCACCGGATGGGGCAAGTCCGCCGTGTACTTCCTCGCGACCCTGCTGCTGCGTCGTCGCGGGGGCGGCCCGACCGTGCTGGTGTCGCCGCTGCTCGCCCTCATGCGCGACCAGGTCGCCGCGGCCGCGCGGGCCGGCGTCCGCGCAGTGTCGATCAACTCCGCGAACGCCCACGAGTGGGCGGACACGCAGGCGGCCCTCGCGCGCGACGAGGTCGACGTGCTCCTCGTCTCCCCCGAGCGGCTCAACAACCCACGCTTCCGCGACGAGCAGCTGCCGACGCTGATCACCCGGATGGGCATGCTCGTCGTCGACGAGGCACACTGCATCTCCGACTGGGGACACGACTTCCGCCCCGACTACCGCCGGCTCGCCGAGCTCATCCGCTCGCTCCCCCAGGGTGTGCCCGTGCTCGCGACGACGGCGACCGCGAACGAACGCGTGGTCGAGGACGTCGCCGAGCAGCTCACCGCCGGCCCCGACGCTCCCGTCTTCACGATCCGCGGTTCGCTGGCGCGTGCGTCGCTCCGGCTCGGCGTCCTGACGCTGCCCGACGCCCGACAGCGCCTCGGGTGGTTGCTCGCGCACCTCGGCGACCTGCCCGGCAGCGGCATCATCTACACGCTGACCGTCTCCGGGGCCGAGGACATCGCCCGGCTCCTGCGCGAGAACGGGTACGCCGTCCGCGCGTACACCGGACGGACCGACACCGAGGAGCGGGAGCAGCTCGAGCAGCAGCTCAAGGGCAACGAGCTCAAGGCGCTCGTCGCCACGAGCGCGCTCGGGATGGGCTTCGACAAGCCGGACCTCGGGTTCGTCGTGCACGTCGGCGCTCCCTCGTCGCCCGTCGCCTACTACCAGCAGATCGGCCGCGCGGGGCGTGCTACCGACAACGCCGACGTGCTGCTGCTGCCCGGGCGCGAGGACCGCGAGATCTGGCAGTACTTCGCGAGCGCGTCGATGCCGACCGAGGCCCGCGCCTCCGCCGTGCTCGGTGCGCTCTCCACCGACACGGCGATGTCCACCGTGGCACTCGAGGGGCTCGTCGACATCAAGCGTTCCACGCTCGAGCTGCTGCTCAAGGTGCTCGACGTCGACGGAGCTGTCCGCCGCGTCGCCGGCGGCTGGGTGTCGACCGGGCAGCCGTGGCGGTACGACGCCGCCCGGTACGAGCGGGTCGCCGCCGCTCGCGAGGCCGAGGCCGCGTCGATGCTCGCCTACGAGTCCACCTCGGCGTGCCGCATGCAGCTGCTGCAGCAGGACCTCGACGACCCGTCCGCCGAGCCCTGCGGGCGCTGCGACAACTGCGCGGGCGTCTGGTACCCGACCTCGGTGTCCGACTCGGACGCCTCGGGTGCCGCCGCCGCACTCGACAAGGTGGGCGTCGAGATCGCACCCCGCGCGCAGTGGCCGTCCGGCATGTCCTCCCTCGGCGTGCCCGTGAAGGGGAAGATCGTGGCCGCTGAGCTCGTCGAGCCGGGCCGGGCCGTCGCCCGTCTCACCGACCTCGGCTGGGGCGGCCCGCTCCGCGCGCTCTTCTCGGCGGCGACGCCGGACGGCCCCGTCTCCCGTGAGCTGGTCGACGGGTGCATCCGCGCCCTGAAGGACTGGCCCTGGGCCGAGCGTCCGACCGGGGTCGTGGTGATGTCGTCGCGGTCCCGGCCGGAGCTCGTCGGGTCGTTGGCGCAGGCACTGGCTTCGATCGGGCGGCTGCAGTTCCTCGGGACACTCGAGCGGAGCGGTGGGGAGCCCCGCGGTGACGGCGCGACGAACAGCGCCTACCGGTTGGCCGGGGTGTGGGACACCTTCGTGGTGGACCCGGCGTTGGCTGCGGCGTTGGCGTCGCACCAGGGGCCGGTGCTGCTCGTCGACGACCTGGTGGACAGCCGGTGGACGATGACCGTCGCGGGGCGGGAGCTCCGGCGTGCGGGCGCGTCGGCCGTGCTGCCGTTCGCGCTCGCGACGGTGGCCTGA
- a CDS encoding endonuclease/exonuclease/phosphatase family protein: MPGAPDDHPTIGAVAAPEVHCATLNLRRRTPRPARHPDAWERRRGAVVALVTSEEPTVLAVQEALPTQTADLTARLGSRWEPVVVGRGARGGGEAVGLFLDRERLDVVERRTWALSRTPSRRGSRSWATAFPRHAVAAVVADRGTGQQFTAIATHLDVASPWARLRGAQLLGRIVRERGLPAVVMADWNCPAGSAPWRALAEAGVVDSWGRASRQVGEAYGTYPHYRAPRVGGRRIDGVLVTEDAVVERVAVNVRRPGGVWPSDHAAVHAVVRWAS; this comes from the coding sequence ATGCCAGGAGCGCCCGACGATCACCCGACCATCGGGGCGGTGGCCGCGCCGGAGGTGCACTGCGCGACCCTCAACCTCCGCAGGCGCACCCCGCGTCCGGCCCGTCACCCCGACGCGTGGGAGCGTCGTCGCGGTGCCGTCGTCGCGCTGGTCACCTCCGAGGAGCCGACCGTGCTGGCCGTCCAGGAGGCACTGCCCACCCAGACCGCGGACCTCACGGCCCGTCTCGGGTCGCGCTGGGAACCCGTGGTCGTCGGACGCGGAGCGCGCGGCGGTGGCGAGGCGGTCGGCCTGTTCCTCGACCGCGAGCGACTCGACGTCGTCGAACGGCGCACCTGGGCGCTGTCCCGCACGCCGTCGCGTCGGGGTTCCCGGTCGTGGGCGACGGCCTTCCCGCGGCACGCCGTCGCAGCCGTCGTCGCGGACCGGGGCACCGGGCAGCAGTTCACCGCCATCGCCACCCACCTCGACGTCGCCTCCCCGTGGGCACGGCTCCGCGGCGCACAGCTGCTCGGGCGGATCGTCCGTGAGCGCGGGCTGCCGGCCGTCGTGATGGCCGACTGGAACTGCCCGGCCGGGTCGGCGCCGTGGCGAGCACTGGCGGAGGCGGGGGTCGTGGACAGCTGGGGGAGAGCCTCCAGGCAGGTGGGGGAGGCGTACGGGACGTACCCGCACTACCGGGCGCCGCGTGTCGGCGGCCGGCGGATAGACGGGGTGCTCGTCACCGAGGACGCCGTGGTCGAACGGGTCGCCGTGAACGTGCGGCGGCCGGGTGGGGTGTGGCCGTCCGACCACGCGGCCGTGCACGCGGTCGTGCGGTGGGCCTCGTGA
- a CDS encoding acyl-CoA desaturase translates to MTTTPLAPGFTRTRPGPGSRNGTSTYSALLAQVKEHGLLRRRTGFYWSLFGSLVAGLALAWVAFAFLGDSWFQLIVAGALGVIFTQFAFLSHEAAHRQVFASQKWNDHAGRWLGTFLVGLSYSWWMNKHTRHHGNPNTVGKDPDIAPDGIRFLPEDAAAARGPFMRTFLRFQGWLFFPLLTLEGLNLHRHAVTSIVTGNGTKADVRHRWLEGGMLLARFGIYLTVVFWFLPFGMACAFLGVQLAVFGVMMGASFAPNHKGMPTIAHDAKVDFFSRQVRTSRNIRGGWWVSFLMGGLNYQVEHHLFPSMPRPALKQARLLVRDHCETLDVPYTETTLLRSYGIVVRYLNRVGLAARDPFACPMVAQLRIH, encoded by the coding sequence ATGACGACGACCCCGCTCGCCCCCGGCTTCACCCGCACCCGACCCGGTCCCGGCAGTCGCAACGGCACCTCCACGTACTCGGCGCTCCTGGCGCAGGTGAAGGAGCACGGACTCCTCCGCCGCCGGACCGGTTTCTACTGGTCCCTCTTCGGCAGCCTGGTCGCCGGTCTCGCGCTCGCGTGGGTCGCGTTCGCGTTCCTCGGCGACTCGTGGTTCCAGCTCATCGTCGCCGGTGCCCTCGGCGTCATCTTCACCCAGTTCGCGTTCCTGTCCCACGAGGCCGCACACCGCCAGGTCTTCGCGTCACAGAAGTGGAACGACCACGCCGGCCGGTGGCTCGGCACGTTCCTGGTCGGCCTCAGCTACTCGTGGTGGATGAACAAGCACACGCGCCACCACGGCAACCCGAACACCGTCGGCAAGGACCCGGACATCGCCCCTGACGGGATCCGCTTCCTGCCCGAGGACGCCGCTGCCGCCCGCGGGCCGTTCATGCGCACGTTCCTGCGGTTCCAGGGCTGGCTGTTCTTCCCCCTGCTCACGCTCGAGGGCCTCAACCTGCACCGCCACGCCGTCACCTCGATCGTCACGGGCAACGGGACGAAGGCCGACGTCAGGCACCGCTGGCTCGAAGGCGGCATGCTCCTCGCCCGCTTCGGCATCTACCTGACGGTCGTGTTCTGGTTCCTGCCGTTCGGCATGGCCTGCGCGTTCCTCGGGGTGCAGCTCGCGGTGTTCGGCGTGATGATGGGCGCCTCGTTCGCGCCCAACCACAAGGGCATGCCGACGATCGCTCACGACGCAAAGGTCGACTTCTTCTCGCGGCAGGTGCGGACCTCGCGCAACATCCGGGGCGGCTGGTGGGTGTCGTTCCTGATGGGCGGCCTGAACTACCAGGTGGAGCACCACCTGTTCCCGTCGATGCCGCGTCCGGCGCTGAAGCAGGCTCGTCTGCTGGTGCGGGACCACTGCGAGACCCTCGACGTGCCGTACACCGAGACGACGCTGCTGCGCTCCTACGGCATCGTCGTCCGGTACCTCAACCGGGTCGGTCTCGCCGCCCGTGACCCGTTCGCCTGCCCGATGGTCGCGCAACTCCGCATCCACTGA
- a CDS encoding Asp23/Gls24 family envelope stress response protein — protein sequence MADTTTTTPATTAAATRSTGTHTTGANTSGKTTIDDTVVSKVAGIAAREVNGVHSLGNGAARAIGALRDKIGQRDYGQGVKVEVGEKQVAADVVIVAEYPVSLQEVADGVRSSVARALQQIVGMEVAEVNVTVQDVFIPGDDDDNEDKKESRVE from the coding sequence ATGGCTGACACCACCACGACCACCCCCGCGACCACCGCGGCAGCGACCCGCTCGACCGGGACCCACACGACCGGTGCGAACACCTCGGGCAAGACCACGATCGACGACACCGTCGTCTCGAAGGTCGCCGGCATCGCCGCCCGCGAGGTCAACGGCGTGCACTCGCTCGGCAACGGCGCTGCCCGTGCCATCGGCGCGCTGCGCGACAAGATCGGGCAGCGCGACTACGGGCAGGGCGTCAAGGTCGAGGTCGGCGAGAAGCAGGTCGCCGCCGACGTCGTGATCGTCGCGGAGTACCCGGTGTCGTTGCAGGAGGTCGCGGACGGTGTCCGTTCGTCGGTCGCTCGTGCGCTGCAGCAGATCGTGGGCATGGAGGTCGCCGAGGTGAACGTGACCGTGCAGGACGTCTTCATCCCGGGTGACGACGACGACAACGAGGACAAGAAGGAGTCGCGCGTTGAGTAA
- a CDS encoding DUF2273 domain-containing protein produces the protein MSNTLVGALIGAILAVVALQFGFWGFVLVVVFGLIGALVAAITSGKIDRGALTDVLTGRRSSR, from the coding sequence TTGAGTAACACACTCGTCGGCGCGCTGATCGGCGCGATCCTGGCTGTCGTGGCACTGCAGTTCGGGTTCTGGGGCTTCGTCCTGGTGGTCGTGTTCGGCCTGATCGGTGCCCTCGTGGCCGCGATCACGTCCGGCAAGATCGACCGCGGCGCCCTGACCGACGTGCTGACCGGACGCCGGAGCTCCCGGTGA
- a CDS encoding DUF6286 domain-containing protein, protein MSTEQLEKRLRRRSIHRSRSTAVAITLVVVAVVAAWIGTEAVLKAIGQGPLLADPQTVVDTALKPDAAFTTIAEVIAAALVIAGIVLVVLAVKPGRQPRSGIDRDRGAVVIDTRILASTAANAAAHAAGVPESNTSASARGHRTEVHVVPLSGIPVDTHVVEHAVQERLGRLGGKHGTAVTVTVDQKGTLA, encoded by the coding sequence ATGAGCACTGAACAGCTCGAGAAGCGGCTGCGTCGTCGCAGCATCCACCGGTCCCGGTCCACCGCGGTCGCGATCACCCTGGTCGTGGTGGCGGTGGTCGCGGCGTGGATCGGCACCGAAGCGGTCCTGAAGGCCATCGGGCAGGGGCCGCTGCTGGCGGACCCGCAGACCGTGGTCGACACCGCCCTCAAGCCGGACGCGGCGTTCACGACCATCGCCGAGGTCATCGCCGCCGCCCTGGTCATCGCCGGCATCGTCCTGGTCGTCCTCGCAGTGAAGCCTGGTCGGCAGCCCCGGTCCGGGATCGACCGTGACCGTGGTGCGGTCGTGATCGACACCCGCATCCTGGCCTCCACCGCCGCGAACGCCGCCGCCCACGCAGCCGGCGTGCCCGAGTCCAACACGTCCGCGTCCGCACGCGGGCACCGCACCGAGGTGCACGTGGTGCCCCTGTCCGGCATCCCCGTCGACACCCACGTCGTCGAGCACGCCGTCCAGGAACGACTCGGCCGGCTCGGCGGGAAGCACGGCACCGCCGTGACGGTCACCGTGGACCAGAAGGGAACCCTGGCATGA
- a CDS encoding dihydrofolate reductase family protein translates to MPARFVYWMNVSVDGYIEAAPGEHSGPDGPGWVRIDEQLHQEFNDRARAMTLSVEGRVVRELMDPYWPDARYDEDSLPVEREYGEIWTAQPKVLVSRTRTTADHNTRVIGADGNAIEELAAIRAEGSGDVAVGGATLATQLLDAGLVDELLLFVHPAVLGGGRPLFDPPASGRRPPLLLDLLETKRFDNGVVLHRYDVQH, encoded by the coding sequence ATGCCCGCACGGTTCGTGTACTGGATGAACGTCTCGGTGGACGGGTACATCGAAGCCGCCCCCGGGGAGCACAGCGGACCGGACGGCCCCGGCTGGGTCCGCATCGACGAGCAGCTCCACCAGGAGTTCAACGACCGCGCCCGAGCGATGACCCTGTCGGTCGAGGGCCGGGTCGTCCGCGAGCTGATGGACCCGTACTGGCCGGACGCCCGCTACGACGAGGACTCCCTGCCGGTCGAGCGCGAGTACGGCGAGATCTGGACGGCGCAGCCGAAGGTCCTGGTGTCGCGGACGCGGACGACGGCCGACCACAACACGCGGGTCATCGGTGCCGACGGGAACGCGATCGAGGAGCTCGCAGCCATCCGTGCCGAGGGTTCCGGGGACGTCGCGGTCGGCGGTGCGACCCTCGCGACCCAGCTGCTCGACGCGGGTCTCGTCGACGAGCTGCTGCTCTTCGTGCACCCTGCCGTGCTCGGCGGCGGTCGGCCGCTCTTCGACCCGCCCGCGTCCGGCCGACGTCCGCCGCTCCTGCTCGACCTGCTCGAGACGAAGCGCTTCGACAACGGGGTGGTGCTCCACCGCTACGACGTGCAGCACTGA
- a CDS encoding tetratricopeptide repeat protein, whose protein sequence is MSDHDTATTGSDGTDHAWEERVAALWADGSVDDTERIDRMRDIAADAPHPALGAFELGGAHDSGGREAEAHEHYAAATASGLADVDPDRAAQLVVQHASTLRNLGRVDEAITMLRDAPAHPATGAAPRVFLALALHSAGRVDEALRVAVEALEPTLPRYNRSVRAYAAALTDDDPSRTSDPQR, encoded by the coding sequence ATGAGCGACCACGACACCGCGACGACCGGATCCGACGGCACCGACCACGCCTGGGAGGAACGGGTCGCGGCGCTCTGGGCGGACGGCTCCGTCGACGACACCGAGCGGATCGACCGGATGCGGGACATCGCCGCCGACGCACCGCACCCCGCGCTCGGTGCGTTCGAGCTCGGGGGCGCGCACGACTCCGGCGGTCGCGAGGCCGAGGCACACGAGCACTACGCGGCGGCGACGGCGTCCGGACTGGCGGACGTCGACCCGGACCGCGCTGCGCAGCTCGTCGTGCAGCACGCGTCGACGCTCCGGAACCTCGGACGGGTGGACGAGGCGATCACGATGCTCCGCGACGCCCCGGCACACCCCGCGACGGGAGCGGCCCCGCGGGTGTTCCTGGCGCTCGCCCTGCACAGCGCCGGGCGGGTGGACGAAGCGCTCCGGGTCGCAGTCGAGGCCCTGGAGCCGACGCTCCCCCGGTACAACCGGTCGGTCCGTGCGTACGCCGCCGCGCTCACCGACGACGACCCCTCGCGCACGTCGGACCCGCAGCGGTAG
- a CDS encoding protein kinase — protein sequence MGHDDDAAPLLDGRYRIEGAIGQGGMSVVYRATDESLHRPVAVKLFHPGSVDIARQEAELGVLAALEHHNLVSLLDAGVVTGADGTAQRFLVMSLVVGQDLEARLSVGPLASRHIAEIGYDMAEALDYIHARGVVHRDIKPSNILLVDYGNASERARARLTDFGIALAAGVERLTADGVTTGTAAYLSPEQARGADVGPASDVYSLGLVLLQCFTRRREFPGSLVESAIARLSRDPVVPEPLSEPWKHLLRAMTAQDPAARPLGGQLVTMLRDVLIAETTGAATGADATGAQQQGTATAEPAAAQPGAPSTGQHRATNQTGQHQSGQQHPAADTGRPATLDTLPEESLQRTVAMAARLFDAPIALVDVLDEDREWTQSWIAEGIDEAARSISFRSGFAPVPVPVVIPDGSVHPEMRQSPLVTGPLGIRFYVSVPLLRHDGTAVGTLAVLDVRPREATEADLANLRDLAALAVTQLEIRQETLRTTSDALPLDGGTR from the coding sequence ATGGGACACGACGACGACGCCGCGCCGCTCCTCGACGGTCGGTACCGCATCGAAGGCGCGATCGGCCAGGGCGGCATGTCCGTGGTCTACCGCGCCACCGACGAGAGCCTGCACCGCCCGGTCGCCGTGAAGCTCTTCCACCCCGGGTCGGTCGACATCGCCCGGCAGGAGGCCGAACTCGGCGTGCTCGCCGCCCTCGAGCACCACAACCTCGTGAGCCTGCTCGACGCCGGGGTCGTGACCGGGGCCGACGGCACCGCGCAGCGCTTCCTCGTGATGTCGCTCGTCGTCGGACAGGACCTCGAGGCGCGGCTGTCCGTAGGGCCCCTGGCGTCGCGGCACATCGCCGAGATCGGCTACGACATGGCCGAGGCGCTCGACTACATCCACGCCCGCGGGGTCGTGCACCGGGACATCAAGCCGTCGAACATCCTGCTCGTCGACTACGGCAACGCCTCCGAGCGCGCCCGGGCACGCCTGACGGACTTCGGGATCGCGCTGGCGGCGGGGGTGGAGCGGCTCACCGCCGACGGGGTGACCACCGGCACGGCCGCGTACCTCAGCCCCGAGCAGGCCCGCGGCGCCGACGTCGGTCCGGCGAGCGACGTGTACTCGCTCGGCCTCGTCCTGCTGCAGTGCTTCACCCGGCGGCGCGAGTTCCCCGGGTCGCTCGTCGAGTCGGCCATCGCCCGGCTCTCCCGTGACCCGGTGGTGCCGGAGCCGCTGTCCGAGCCGTGGAAGCACCTGCTCCGGGCGATGACCGCACAGGACCCGGCGGCCCGACCCCTCGGCGGGCAGCTCGTCACGATGCTGCGGGACGTGCTGATCGCCGAGACGACGGGCGCGGCGACGGGCGCGGACGCGACCGGCGCGCAGCAGCAGGGCACGGCGACGGCGGAGCCCGCCGCCGCGCAGCCCGGCGCCCCGTCCACCGGGCAGCACCGTGCGACGAACCAGACCGGGCAGCACCAGTCCGGCCAGCAGCACCCGGCCGCCGACACGGGGCGCCCGGCCACCCTCGACACGCTGCCCGAGGAGTCGCTGCAGCGCACCGTCGCGATGGCCGCCCGGCTGTTCGACGCGCCGATCGCACTGGTCGACGTCCTCGACGAGGACCGCGAGTGGACGCAGTCGTGGATCGCCGAGGGCATCGACGAGGCCGCGCGGAGCATCTCGTTCCGGAGCGGCTTCGCCCCGGTCCCCGTGCCCGTGGTCATCCCCGACGGCTCGGTGCACCCGGAGATGCGGCAGAGCCCCCTCGTCACCGGCCCGCTCGGCATCCGCTTCTACGTCAGCGTCCCGCTGCTCCGGCACGACGGCACCGCCGTGGGCACCCTCGCCGTGCTCGACGTCCGACCGCGCGAGGCGACCGAGGCGGACCTCGCCAACCTCCGCGACCTGGCCGCGCTCGCGGTCACCCAGCTGGAGATCCGGCAGGAGACCCTGCGCACCACGAGCGACGCGCTGCCGCTCGACGGCGGCACGCGCTGA
- a CDS encoding zinc-ribbon domain-containing protein — protein MFLIFGTRGTDTLLTVVHFVCGVCGVHAAQRVVRRTTKLSLFFVPLVPLSRSYRNECVNCGAVTRLTAEQADHAQAWAAGHPGA, from the coding sequence GTGTTCCTGATCTTCGGCACCCGCGGCACCGACACCCTGCTCACCGTGGTCCACTTCGTCTGCGGGGTCTGCGGCGTGCACGCGGCGCAGCGGGTGGTCCGACGCACCACCAAGCTCAGCCTGTTCTTCGTGCCGCTCGTGCCACTGTCGCGGTCCTACCGGAACGAGTGCGTCAACTGCGGTGCCGTCACGCGGCTGACGGCGGAGCAGGCCGACCACGCGCAGGCGTGGGCGGCCGGGCACCCCGGCGCCTGA
- a CDS encoding methyltransferase domain-containing protein: protein MHEHDDAAQRAADLPASALAWWEARYAGSDGIWSGRVNAVLAEVAADLPRGGGRALDLGCGEGGDVVWLAEQGWTATGVDLSSTAVARAERAADAAGVADRTAFVAADLATWTPAPGQRFDLVTASFLQSWPVEIPRDAILHRATSFVAPGGHLLVTAHAAPPHAGLPEEFRSYRFPTPAHDLAAMGLDDGWQVVVAEGRPRTTTGPDGHRHDTVDGVVLVRRRPDGGPSDR from the coding sequence ATGCACGAACACGACGACGCAGCGCAGCGGGCTGCGGACCTCCCCGCGTCCGCGCTCGCCTGGTGGGAGGCGCGGTACGCCGGGTCGGACGGGATCTGGTCCGGTCGGGTGAACGCCGTGCTCGCCGAGGTCGCCGCCGACCTGCCGCGCGGTGGCGGTCGGGCGCTCGACCTCGGCTGCGGCGAGGGCGGGGACGTCGTCTGGCTCGCCGAGCAGGGCTGGACCGCCACGGGCGTCGACCTGTCGTCGACCGCCGTGGCGCGGGCCGAGCGGGCGGCCGACGCGGCGGGGGTCGCCGATCGGACGGCGTTCGTCGCGGCGGACCTGGCGACGTGGACGCCGGCTCCCGGGCAACGGTTCGACCTGGTGACGGCGTCGTTCCTGCAGTCCTGGCCGGTCGAGATCCCGCGCGACGCCATCCTGCACCGGGCGACGTCCTTCGTCGCACCGGGCGGGCACCTGCTGGTCACGGCGCACGCCGCACCACCGCACGCCGGACTCCCCGAGGAGTTCCGCTCGTACCGGTTCCCCACGCCCGCGCACGACCTGGCCGCGATGGGGCTCGACGACGGGTGGCAGGTCGTCGTCGCCGAGGGTCGCCCGCGCACGACGACGGGGCCCGACGGCCACCGGCACGACACCGTCGACGGCGTCGTGCTGGTGCGTCGGCGGCCCGACGGCGGACCGTCCGATCGGTGA
- a CDS encoding helix-turn-helix domain-containing protein yields the protein MITATDVPPAEDHAVELRRTSVREVLRSGTDPDEARAFYESVYDGRDLVFQPDDEEAFSFRYRSTGDGRVSLRTSSVSVQSTGVLAPERQYLLAWSVEGGVVVDPDREDGVTLRPGVPVMCPAGRPFTVTAPPGTLHLVHFDADFLEAVAVVGGTDAPVPLAFPVAVPSTRLAPLQRVLREVAEPMLDVDVADGERAMLDLRLAQAVLDAFRPGPDTGPPDAPVAALERAKAYMYAHFARPLSAAEIAAAADCSVRTLQETFQRQERTTPSAFLRDLRLEKARLALQLADARETSVSAVAHSCGFRHMGRFSGAYGARYGEHPGETLRGQRRRIAVAGGGRSLAPRSF from the coding sequence GTGATCACCGCGACCGACGTCCCGCCCGCGGAGGACCACGCCGTCGAGCTCCGCCGCACGTCGGTGCGCGAGGTCCTGCGCAGCGGCACCGACCCGGACGAGGCCCGTGCCTTCTACGAGTCGGTGTACGACGGCCGCGACCTGGTGTTCCAGCCCGACGACGAGGAGGCGTTCTCCTTCCGCTACCGATCCACGGGCGACGGGCGCGTCAGCCTCCGGACCTCGTCGGTCTCGGTGCAGAGCACGGGGGTGCTCGCGCCCGAACGGCAGTACCTGCTCGCGTGGTCGGTCGAAGGTGGTGTCGTCGTGGACCCCGACCGTGAGGACGGCGTCACCCTCCGTCCGGGCGTCCCGGTGATGTGTCCCGCCGGCCGTCCGTTCACGGTGACGGCGCCGCCCGGCACGCTGCACCTGGTGCACTTCGACGCCGACTTCCTCGAAGCGGTCGCCGTCGTCGGCGGCACCGACGCCCCGGTGCCGCTGGCGTTCCCGGTGGCCGTGCCGTCCACCCGCCTCGCGCCGTTGCAGCGGGTCCTCCGCGAGGTCGCCGAGCCGATGCTCGACGTGGACGTCGCGGACGGGGAGCGGGCGATGCTCGACCTCCGTCTCGCCCAGGCGGTGCTCGATGCCTTCCGCCCCGGCCCGGACACCGGCCCGCCCGACGCGCCGGTCGCCGCCCTCGAGCGCGCCAAGGCGTACATGTACGCCCACTTCGCCCGGCCGTTGTCGGCGGCGGAGATCGCCGCCGCGGCGGACTGCAGCGTGCGGACGCTGCAGGAGACCTTCCAACGGCAGGAGCGCACCACCCCGTCCGCGTTCCTGCGTGACCTCCGGCTCGAGAAGGCCCGGCTCGCGCTGCAGCTCGCCGACGCCCGTGAGACATCGGTGTCCGCCGTCGCGCACTCGTGCGGGTTCCGCCACATGGGGCGGTTCTCCGGCGCCTACGGCGCGCGGTACGGGGAGCACCCGGGGGAGACGCTCCGCGGACAACGACGGCGGATCGCCGTCGCCGGGGGCGGACGGTCCCTCGCGCCCCGCTCGTTCTGA